One Cryptomeria japonica chromosome 9, Sugi_1.0, whole genome shotgun sequence genomic window carries:
- the LOC131051265 gene encoding DExH-box ATP-dependent RNA helicase DExH18, mitochondrial yields the protein MIGGQMAVLRTLVLKKVLLRRLGSLKSSCLEQPYFRDLDALESYIVGFTRRKSPLNPVHYRGVHSLSPSSADELLNQLLKKLKNGRCYSALQYGEKSAEITEAPINIPENDKNLVNSKDFDSSEEKRNSVKRVSDVQSRDPAVLFREMCQSTRPAQLTLSEKQKILEILQWFAHSGWACNQALALYIKDSVFSTAVSSFSRFVIQQGQRDMLEHLVRLGASKESVQFLFPLFAEFCMKEFEDEIRSFRSMVGTADLRKPHTWFPFARAMKRKIVYHCGPTNSGKTYNALQRFLQAKSGIYCGPLRLLAMEVFDKVNALGVYCSLHTGQEKKNIPFANHISCTIEMASTDVNFEVAVLDEIQMINDETRGCAWSRALLGLRADEIHLCGDPTVLKLVREICSKTGDDIIVHHYGRFKPLVVEAKTLQRSFDHIESGDCIVAFSRRELFEIRMAIEKFTKHRCCIIYGALPPETRKQQANLFNNQDNDFDVLVASDAIGMGLNLNIKRIVFYGLQKYNGFRLQHVPASQVKQIAGRAGRRGSPYPEGLTTTFKLEDLDYLIDCLRQPFEECKSAGLFPFFEQIELFAGQLPNITFVELLETFAKRCVLDGSYFLCKHDHVKKVARMLEKIPELSLRERYNFCYAPVSTSDSKAMAYLTRFAQQYGKNPPVRLQLGVPRGSARNDLELLDLETKHQILSMYLWLSHHFREETFPYKERAEIMARDIVDLLNKSLAKACWKPESRNRKTTPPKNVSAVGRQLVIIKEEARRLVAC from the coding sequence ATGATAGGGGGTCAAATGGCTGTTCTTAGAACCCTAGTTTTGAAAAAAGTACTTTTGAGGCGTCTGGGTTCATTAAAATCTTCATGTCTGGAACAGCCATATTTTCGAGATTTAGATGCCTTAGAATCATACATTGTCGGTTTTACTCGTCGGAAATCACCCTTAAATCCTGTTCACTACCGTGGAGTTCATTCATTAAGCCCTAGTTCAGCTGATGAATTGCTAAATCAATtgctgaaaaaattgaaaaatggaaGGTGTTACTCTGCGTTACAATATGGAGAAAAGAGTGCAGAAATTACGGAGGCTCCAATCAATATACCTGAAAATGATAAAAATCTAGTAAATAGTAAAGATTTTGATAGTTCTGAAGAAAAGAGAAATAGTGTTAAAAGAGTTAGCGATGTCCAATCTCGTGATCCCGCGGTTCTGTTTCGGGAGATGTGTCAGTCCACCAGACCTGCGCAGCTAACTCTATCGGAGAAACAAAAAATACTAGAGATTTTGCAGTGGTTCGCTCACTCGGGCTGGGCTTGTAACCAAGCTCTGGCTCTGTATATCAAAGATTCAGTTTTTTCTACAGCTGTGAGCAGTTTCAGCAGGTTTGTTATCCAACAAGGCCAGAGAGACATGTTAGAGCATTTGGTAAGGTTAGGGGCTTCAAAGGAATCTGTCCAGTTTCTTTTTCCCTTGTTTGCAGAGTTTTGCATGAAAGAGTTTGAAGATGAGATAAGGAGTTTTAGGAGTATGGTTGGAACTGCAGATCTGAGGAAGCCACACACCTGGTTTCCGTTTGCACGGGCGATGAAGAGGAAGATCGTGTATCACTGTGGGCCCACAAACAGTGGCAAAACATATAATGCATTGCAGAGGTTCTTGCAGGCGAAGAGTGGAATCTATTGTGGTCCGCTTCGGCTCCTTGCAATGGAGGTGTTTGACAAAGTGAATGCACTTGGTGTTTATTGCAGTCTTCATACAGGTCAAGAGAAGAAGAATATTCCGTTTGCAAACCATATTTCATGCACAATAGAAATGGCCTCTACAGACGTAAACTTCGAAGTTGCTGTTTTGGATGAAATTCAGATGATAAACGATGAGACTAGAGGGTGTGCATGGAGCAGAGCTTTGCTGGGGTTAAGGGCCGATGAAATCCATCTATGTGGTGATCCTACTGTTTTGAAGCTTGTAAGGGAAATTTGTAGTAAGACTGGGGATGATATAATTGTGCATCATTATGGCAGGTTCAAGCCTTTGGTTGTGGAAGCCAAGACGCTTCAAAGAAGTTTTGACCACATCGAGTCGGGAGATTGTATTGTGGCTTTCTCACGAAGGGAGCTCTTTGAGATCAGAATGGCAATTGAGAAGTTTACTAAACATCGTTGTTGCATCATATATGGTGCTCTCCCACCTGAGACTAGAAAACAACAGGCAAATCTTTTTAACAATCAAGATAATGATTTTGATGTTCTTGTGGCAAGTGATGCTATTGGCATGGGTCTTAACTTAAATATCAAAAGAATTGTATTTTATGGTCTCCAGAAATATAATGGTTTTAGACTGCAACATGTTCCTGCTTCTCAAGTAAAACAGATTGCTGGAAGAGCGGGCAGGAGAGGGAGCCCATATCCAGAGGGACTGACGACCACATTCAAGTTAGAAGACTTGGATTATCTAATAGATTGCTTGCGGCAACCATTTGAAGAATGCAAAAGTGCTGGCCTCTTTCCATTTTTTGAACAAATTGAGCTATTTGCCGGGCAGCTTCCAAATATTACCTTTGTTGAGCTGCTAGAAACCTTTGCCAAACGTTGTGTGTTGGATGGATCTTACTTCCTTTGCAAACATGATCATGTAAAAAAGGTGGCACGCATGCTGGAAAAAATACCAGAGTTGTCACTTCGAGAACGGTATAATTTTTGCTATGCACCTGTTAGTACAAGTGATTCTAAAGCAATGGCCTATTTAACAAGATTTGCTCAACAATATGGCAAAAATCCTCCTGTACGATTACAATTAGGTGTGCCTAGAGGATCTGCACGAAATGATCTGGAGCTTTTAGATCTTGAAACTAAGCACCAAATCTTATCGATGTATCTATGGCTATCTCATCATTTCAGGGAGGAGACATTTCCATATAAGGAGAGAGCAGAAATCATGGCTAGGGATATAGTAGATCTACTTAACAAGTCTCTTGCCAAAGCGTGCTGGAAACCTGAGTCAAGAAACAGAAAGACAACTCCACCAAAAAATGTTTCCGCTGTTGGGAGGCAACTTGTGATTATAAAAGA